A DNA window from Brassica napus cultivar Da-Ae chromosome C1, Da-Ae, whole genome shotgun sequence contains the following coding sequences:
- the LOC106351163 gene encoding eukaryotic initiation factor 4A-1 has protein sequence MAGSAPEGTQFDARQFDQKLNEVLEGQDEFFTSYDEVHDSFDVMGLQENLLRGIYAYGFEKPSAIQQRGIVPFCKGLDVIQQAQSGTGKTATFCSGVLQQLDFAIVQCQALVLAPTRELAQQIEKVMRALGDYLGVKVHACVGGTSVREDQRILQTGVHVVVGTPGRVFDMLKRQSLRADNIKMFVLDEADEMLSRGFKDQIYDIFQLLPPKIQVGVFSATMPPEALEITRKFMSKPVRILVKRDELTLEGIKQFYVNVEKEEWKLETLCDLYETLAITQSVIFVNTRRKVDWLTDKMRGRDHTVSATHGDMDQNTRDIIMREFRSGSSRVLITTDLLARGIDVQQVSLVINYDLPTQPENYLHRIGRSGRFGRKGVAINFVTKDDERMLFDIQKFYNVVVEELPSNVADLL, from the exons ATGGCAGGATCAGCACCAGAAGGCACACAGTTTGATGCTCGTCAGTTCGACCAGAAGCTTAACGAAGT TCTCGAGGGACAAGATGAGTTTTTCACCTCTTACGACGAGGTTCACGACAGCTTCGACGTCATGGGTCTCCAAGAGAATCTCCTCAGAGGCATTTACGCTTACG GTTTCGAGAAGCCATCTGCAATCCAGCAAAGAGGAATCGTCCCGTTCTGCAAAGGCCTCGACGTGATCCAGCAAGCCCAATCCGGAACGGGCAAAACCGCCACCTTCTGCTCCGGCGTCCTCCAGCAGCTGGACTTCGCCATCGTCCAGTGCCAAGCCCTCGTCCTCGCTCCAACCAGAGAGCTCGCCCAGCAGATCGAGAAGGTCATGAGGGCACTCGGTGACTACCTCGGCGTCAAGGTCCACGCCTGCGTCGGCGGGACCAGCGTCCGCGAGGACCAGCGCATCCTCCAGACCGGCGTCCACGTCGTCGTCGGCACCCCGGGGCGTGTCTTCGACATGCTGAAGCGCCAGTCCCTCCGCGCCGACAACATCAAGATGTTTGTTCTTGACGAGGCCGACGAGATGCTCTCCCGCGGGTTCAAGGACCAG ATCTACGACATCTTCCAGCTTCTCCCACCAAAGATCCAAGTCGGCGTCTTCTCGGCGACCATGCCCCCGGAGGCACTCGAGATCACGAGGAAGTTCATGAGCAAGCCGGTGAGGATCCTGGTCAAGCGCGACGAGCTGACCTTGGAAGGTATCAAGCAGTTTTACGTCAACGTGGAGAAGGAGGAGTGGAAGCTCGAGACGCTCTGCGACCTCTACGAGACGCTCGCCATCACTCAGAGCGTTATCTTCGTGAACACGAGGAGGAAGGTTGACTGGCTCACCGACAAGATGAGGGGGCGCGACCACACGGTCTCGGCGACTCACGGAGACATGGACCAGAACACGAGAGACATCatcatgagggagtttaggtcCGGGTCCTCGCGTGTGCTCATCACCACTGATCTCTTGGCTCGTGGGATTGATGTTCAGCAGGTGTCTTTGGTTATCAACTACGATCTGCCGACTCAGCCTGAGAACTACCTTCACCGTATCGGAAGAAGTGGGAGGTTTGGGAGGAAAGGTGTGGCAATCAACTTTGTGACCAAGGATGATGAGAGGATGCTGTTTGATATCCAGAAGTTTTACAACGTGGTTGTTGAGGAGCTTCCTTCCAACGTCGCTGATCTGctttga
- the LOC111201977 gene encoding uncharacterized protein LOC111201977, with product MEPTAATAAAAAYGNRFRDAAAVKGYIDDSAADQTNDYQMKIKKSKNVPNGDGAASKSWSFSDPGSRRKRRVAGYKVYSVKQKMKGSIRKSFKWFKNIISTS from the coding sequence atggagccaaCAGCTGCAACGGCTGCCGCAGCCGCGTATGGAAACCGTTTCCGAGACGCAGCTGCGGTGAAAGGTTACATCGACGATTCAGCCGCTGATCAGACAAACGATTACCAGATGAAGATAAAGAAAAGCAAAAATGTTCCAAACGGGGATGGTGCGGCGTCAAAGAGCTGGAGTTTCAGTGATCCGGGATCACGTAGGAAGAGAAGAGTAGCTGGCTATAAGGTTTACTCAGTTAAACAGAAGATGAAGGGATCCATTAGAAAAAGCTTTAAATGGTTCAAAAACATTATAAGTACTTCTTGA